The Stigmatella aurantiaca DW4/3-1 genome contains the following window.
CCGGGCCACGCCCGGGCCGCCGTCAAGGCCATGGAGTACCGCTACCGGAAGCTCAAGGACCTGGATCCCGCCCAGGCGGCCGCTTACCGGCTGATCGATCCGAACGACACCTCCAAGCACAAGAGCGTCCAGGGCTACACGGACAACTTCATCAACCCGTGCCTGGACACCTCGTACGCCTTCCTGACCAAGGTCGCCGAGGAGATCAAGGCACGCTACGCCGCGGCAGGCGCGCCGCTGAAGACCATCCACGCGGGAGGCGATGAGCTGCCCGCGCTGAACCCGAACGTGTGGTGGCAGGGCTCCCCGCTCTGCAAGGCCAACCCCGCGACCAAGGACATGGATGACCACCAGCTCTTCAACCACTTCTTCACGCGCTGGAATCAGATCATCAAGGCGACCGGCGCGGAGATGACGGGCTGGGACGACATCATCCACAACGGGCTCACCCTGCCAGGGTTCATCCCGATGCCGTGGAGCAACGTCTGGGGCTGGGGCCGCGAGGATGACGCGTACAAGTACGCCAACCAGGGCTACCAGGTCATCCTGTCCCACTCGACGAACCTCTACATGGACCTGGCCTACAACAAGGATCCCGACGAGCCGGGCTACTACTGGGCCAACTTCGTCGACGAGAAGAAGACGTTCGAGTACCGGCCCTTCGACATCTACGCCAACGCCACCCACGACCGGATGGGCAACGCCATCAAGCCGGAAGATCTGGCGAGCAAGGTCCGCCTCACGGCGGAGGGCAAGAAGAACATCCTCGGCATGCACGGCCTGCTCTGGGGCGAGAACCTGAAGACGCCCGAGGTGGTCGAGTACCTCGCCTTCCCGAAGGTGCTCGGCGTCGCCGAGCGCGCGTGGAACCCGGAGCTTCCGGAGGTGAGCGCGATGCCGGCCCTGTGGGGCCAGTTCACCAACAGCCTGGGGCAGTATGTGCTGCCGCGCCTGGGGGCCTACCGGCCGGTGGATCTGCGCGATGAGCTTCCCGAGAGCGTGGGCGTGAACTACCGCATCCCACTCCCCGGCGGCCGCCTCATCGACGGCAAGCTGCACGCGAACGTGCGCTTCCCGGGCCTCGCCATCGAGTACTCGACCGACGACGGCAGGACCTGGACGGCGTACACGGAGCCCGTGGCGGCTCCCCAGAAGACGCTGCTCAGGACCCGGACGCTCGACGGACGCAGCAGCCGCGTCACCGGGCTCAACTAACCGAAGCAGTGAGCCTCTCCGGCCCCGTGGGTTTCCCCGCGGGGCTGGAGAGAGTTTGTCAGCACCAGACTGGCGGGGGCCTGTCGCGTCCCCGCCCTTCCCTCACATGGCCATGATGAGAGCCCCCACCTCGTATCATCGTCCGGCGATGGTGCCGGCGGATGCATCGCGTATGCGCGCTGTCATGGACGGGCACCGCGAGGCAACCGAAGCCCTGCTGGCGGAACTCCTGCCCCGGGTGCGCAACAAGGTCCGCTACTCGCTTCACTGTGACTCGGAAGTCGATGACATCACCCAGGAGGCCCTGGTCGCCATCTTGCGCGGGCTGCCCTCCTATCGCGGCGACGGCGCCTTCGAATCGTGGGCGGACCGGGTGGCGGGCCGGGTGGCGTTCGCCGCCTCGAGCCGCGTTCGCGCCGAGCGCAGCCAGCTCAACCTGGAAGAAGAGGACGTCGAGCTGAGCGCCTTGCCCGAAGAAGAGCCCTCCTCGGAAGACTGCCTGCTGCGCCGCCAGATGGCGAAGCTGCTGGAGCAGCTCTCCGACGAGCAACGCCGGGTACTGGTGCTTCACCACGTGATGGAGATGAGCGTCCCGGAGATGGCCGAGCAGCTGGAAGTCCCCTTCGAGACGATCCGCAGCCGGCTCCGCCTGGGGAGGGCCCACCTGCGGGCCCTCTTCCTCGCACAGTTCGGCGAGGAGGCCGAGCCCTGAGGGCCCCAGCCTCCCCGCCGTTCACCGGCTAGTACTTCGGGAGGTTCGGAATGCTCTGGTTGCAGTTGCTGGTGATGCCGAGGATCTGGCAGACCCGCTGGCCCGCGGAGTTCACCGTCGCCGCACCAGCCGGCGGGGCCATGTGGACGCGCTCCTTCCAGATCTGCCACACCATCATGCCATCCGTGGCCTTGCCCTTGTTCTTCATGTACGTGGCGAGCGTCTCGACGTTGTAATACTTCGTCGCCATGTTGTTCTGGCCGGTGAGCATCTCGGCGTCATACACGGTGCCCGGATCCGCGTTGAGCCGCAGCGTCGCCCCGCCCGCGCCCTCGGGAGCAATCTCCAGCCCCATC
Protein-coding sequences here:
- a CDS encoding RNA polymerase sigma factor, producing the protein MAMMRAPTSYHRPAMVPADASRMRAVMDGHREATEALLAELLPRVRNKVRYSLHCDSEVDDITQEALVAILRGLPSYRGDGAFESWADRVAGRVAFAASSRVRAERSQLNLEEEDVELSALPEEEPSSEDCLLRRQMAKLLEQLSDEQRRVLVLHHVMEMSVPEMAEQLEVPFETIRSRLRLGRAHLRALFLAQFGEEAEP